ATACCAATTGATTTTCCAACATGAAGCTTCGACCCAGGAAGTTTGGCAACCACTCATAGTACACGATGTGCTGGTACTGAGCGATATTGAGATGACGAGCCCGTTGAAACACTTCCTCGTTGTTCAAATTACCGTTAAGACGTTGCATTTCCCTGGCAATACGGTTGTGTTCCCGTACAAAGACGGTTTGAAGTATTGCGAGATGAGGACTCTGATTTCCTCGTCCATCGCCAGTGAGATAACAAGCATCATTGGGAGTTTTCAAGGTACAGGTGGCACCTGCGCTCGGATGTCTCGGTGGCCAATCTTGACCATCGCGTATTTCAACTTTCAAAAAACCGGTGTTAGGCTCCCGGAGTGCTTGAGCTTCTTCAACGGAGTTCCCATATACGATGGATAGGTCCAAGTACGACGTTACGGCGTTGATCTGCTCTGCCCTTGTGCAGTTAGAGGGATTCTCATCGCAGTTGGTGAGGGTACGGATCATACTCAAGCACTCTATTCCTCGGGCAGAGAACACGGGATCATCGGGAGATACGGGAATGGCAAAGCATCTCGGGTCGCGATTAGGCTGTAAGCGACCATTGGCACAACACGGTAATTGATCACGGACTATGAAGGGTGAGTAGGAGAGAAGCTTTGAATTATATCTGTTTATCAATTTTCGGTCTTGACATTACCTCCACGCGTTAGGGCCATATCGTGAGCCACGATCTGTCCAAACTGCATGTTAAGCAGCGAGAACTCCGGACTGTTCTGTTCACCTTCATCGAAAACTTCAACTGAAAGCAGTCGGGCATTAGGCAACTCACTACCATCTTTGGCTAATGCTGGCCGAGACCTTCTATCACTGTATTTAGGTGGAAGCAACCGTGTAAACAGTGTATTAGCGGCACCCCAGGACGGGATCTGAATATTATTGCAGGTTCCATCGAATGTTCGGTACGGGTTGCTAGGACACTGTGCCGCAACTTGTTGAAGACTTCCTATCACTACTAGAAGAAACCACCCGAAAGATTTCACACGAAGCTCCATCGCTGTCACAATTTAACTGATCTACTTTACATctgttgtttcattttataTACCTTCAGAAAAAACGCCTTTTCTGTTCAAGGTCATTTCTTCCAACCAGCCATAATACTGTACAGAATGCTTGAGAAAAACAGTCGAACGTCAACAGAAACGGATTTTGGCACATTTGAAAACAACATTAGTATCAAATATTGGTTTTGCATATGACGTCTTCTACTTATCGACAGTCACGGTTACTTGAAACTGCaatttttctcaaccaaaacaGACCTTGTTTTTTTACTCCCATGAAATTTGTTTTAGTACCATGTGCCGTCTAGTGAAGTATTGATGAATCATGTAGCTTGTATTTcttaaaaaatggaaaacatctGCCAATCTTAAATCCAACAATTTAAGATCGTTTCAACTTTGTATCCAACTGATGTTCGaatattttaatgttaaacTTCAGTTAATtgataacaaacaaactacAAATTTAAGTCGAATTTGCAAGGATGTGGTTTGAAAATTGACTATTCCATTGTCTGTGGAGCACTAAGACCAGtactgcaaaatgtcactgtcaatgtcttTAAAAAATCTGACAGacacaaaatccatgtcagcgtcacctACTCAATTGTAATAATCAAAGACGATGCTCAAACAGTTGGTATGACCAATACATGCTTGGTGATATTTTAGCAACCAACGCATGGTCAGTCACTTTGTCTTGACTTTTTTTACTGcgatcttcttcttgttcttttggcacaacaacagtTGTCGgacaaggcctgcctgtaccactagtgggcttggctttcagtgacttttggattaccccgcatagcaggatagttagtcctacgtatgggggcacggcacatttggggcttgaacccatgacgggcaattcgtatgagttgacgacagtaccaccagaccggccaaccgtgatgatcaccgacagtGAATGTCGTGACCAAATGAGTGATCAAGAGTTGGGTTCTTAACAAAATGTCACCGAGCATGTGATTGGTCCACCtgctgtttgagtctcacctctgatcatcccagttgtgagctgatttgagcttcgttttaATCATGAGAGTTAGTGATTAAGACACACCTAAGTTGTTTGACGAGCTCCTTATTCCACTCATTAGGCTCACTAGGTTTGGAGCTACTGCGTTTCAGTAGACTGATTAGATGAgaggtcggcaaacttttgaggcaaagggccaaaTTAAGTAAATGATCAATTGCCGCGGGCTaggagaatgcggttttttatcattgtgcttaaattattacaatttagacataaaacgttgtttttctgtaaataTATCATCTAAGCATGGTTAAAATTGATGATATCtgctttaaaaactaattgtaatctttaatcatttgagaatcggcaataaatggccaaaaatgtgattagtcaaaaaataacaaacaaaggatcaatatcgcttctcgAAAACCCCATCCTTCCACGCTGCAAAAAATATTGCGGATATTCCGGGAATGATACAAAAGTCGTAACGGCTAAACAAATATCGAAGCAAAGGTGGCGTCAGTaattattaaaatgctttatggacaagtcatgccatgtcagatagattgataactgattccttatgataaagcactttgacaatcgttgaactcgtaaacagcaacagtgtggaattgtcgttctcgttaaaacaacagggGTTTTAAATGTtcgcttttgctttcaaatacgatcgaaaatatcgctcaaatAGTTTGAAGAGAAATcaactgatttgtgtgaaattaagaagaacgaataaaacaacataaaaagttatcgcgtgaaaatgtatggagctattttactatatttaaaacattgtaCAACAATGCtaaaattacataacggttgACGGTTGAAAATTGACAAATTTATGGGTTTATCAAGGGGTTATCTTTACCCGCTATAACAAAATGTTATttgcactttgaatagtagtatcccatgagacaatagaaaacctctatcagtcacctCACCTTAACACCTCTATCAAtcgaactctaaccatgatggccaaaaaagggaaccaaccaacttagaagcgtgcgcgatcaacgaataacaccccgtagcgtcttaaattGACTTAGTACAGAAGTttgtcgtcgcataagaacgttACGGCGTTTTGGTCGCTAACATCTTGGCACATTACTGCGTTATCTGTATCAGGAGATCGATACAACCCgctaaacagtgaaatagttctTGAGAAACATGAACATATGTATATATCAGGAAGCaaaaatcgcgtccactggcttcgcagcggcaaacaatgacgccaaaactcacTGCTTTCATTTTAGGTTAATTTTGGCAGAATTTGGATAATACACCttagtccgcaaactggtacaacatccgtcacatgttttccattgattttttttgcaccaacaTGATGGAAAAGCTTTTCTCTAAAAAAATTGTCGAGAAAACCGAGGAAACCTTTCGggataactgacgaaaggcaacTCGCAAAGTCTGAGAtaaatttgtgcaagtaagcttaaataattacctttcaaatgatgtaaatgtaaagaaattgtCTCTCCTAGTTATTTTCTACAGCTAGccaaaaaaaggcattttttcaCGTAAaagttacggggatattgatcttgagttcaaacataccgaacgacccgtcattccatagtcttctttttcttcttcttttggctcaacaaccgttgtcggtcaaggcctgccattccatagtactttaattaaagttgaaagagttcGTTGGCATAAAATgctattctaaaagatatttagtaatttgtatacgaatagtttcttcccatctttcaaaatcagtcaaaacctttcgcgggccggataaaatgttgcggcgggccgcatttgacccgcgggccggactttgccgaccgctggatTAGATGATAATTTCATTGCTGGTCGACCAAGCCTGTAAATATGATATGGATTAATTTGGATTTATGTGGATTAATTTGGGTTTATTGACAACTATTATAGACTCTGTTTTAACCATTGCTACACTTGGTTATCACTCTTTTTCTAGGTTAAGTAATAAGTACATCACTATTCCTGGATAGTACATTGTCTATATAAACATTTTTATCCTAGGAGTAGGATGTGTCAAGCAGGATTCCAATGGATTCTTGCTAGAAGGCAACTGGAAGGCGAGAGGCTGTATCTGTGCGACCGCTTGGAAACCATTAGAGCGGGAACTAGCGCACAGAATGCGTGCCATATTTGCCTTCCGAATTTCTGTCAGCTGCCTAGGTGTGAAATGGTTGCCGTTTTCGTAGAAAAAGCGATCGCCCTTTCTGGTGCGCATGAATTGCTCGCTCATGATACACTGCATTACTTTACCAGTCTGGGTACCGTCGATCTTCTTCTCGAACGCCAACCCGACGGACAGATCGAGATCATCTACCGATTTGTAGTACGTGCTCAGTAGTTCAATTGCCTAAAAAGCAAACGTTACGTAGAATAGATGATAATAAGCATTCCTCACAACTCACCTCAGGTAGTAGAAGTTTGTTGTAATCGTCCCAAGATGCAGCACGCTTGTGGAAGcagtaaaacacaaaatcatTGTATCCGGGCAGGCCATGATCGCGAGCACGCTGGATGTCGAGCGATTTAAGGTCCGTTCCGAACATGTTGTTGAAGCGGAAGAGgaaatgcttggtggcaggATCGAGACTGGTATCGTGAAGTCCCATCGGCTGAGTAGTCAAACCACGAAGTAGATCAGCATAGCGATCAACAGCTTGCTCCAAAATCGTAGGATTGTTGGTGTGATCGTTGATGTCGATCTTGGACATAGAGATGCGACTTTCCTCGTACAGTCTTTCAAAGAAAGAACAgttagaatgaaaaaaatcatttggtATGTTATGTAATAGTACTTACTTAAGAGCACCTTGTATGGAGGAGTGGAAAAATCGGAAGGCAGCGGTCGTATGGGAGTTGATAACCGAGGGATTGATGGTGGCACTATAATCGTTCGTTGCAGCTGATGCTGGGTAAATCAGTTGCTGTTCCAACATGAAGCTTCGACCCAAGAAGTTTGGCAACCACTCATAGTACACGATGTGCTGGTACTGAGCGATATTGAGATGACGAGCCCGTTGAAACACTTCTTCGTTGCTCAAATTACCGTTAAGACGTTGCATTTCCCTGGCAATACGATTGTGTTCCCGTACAAAGACGGTTTGAAGTATTGCGAGATGAGGACTCTGATTTGCTCGTCCATCGCCAGTGAGATAACAAGCATCATTGGGAGTTCTAAGAGTACATGTAGTACTTGCGTTCGGATGTCTCGGTGGCCAATCCTGTCCGTCACGTGCTTCCACCTTCAAAAACCCAGTGTTGGGCTCTCGGAGCGTTTGAGCTTCCTGGGCAGAGTTTCCGTACACGATGGATAGGTCCAAAAACGACGTTACGGCGTTGATCTGTTCAGCTCGTATGCAGGTCGCAGGATTCTCATCACACGTGGTCAGCGTACGGATCATACCCAAACAATCGATTCCACGTGCAGAAAACACGGGATCGTCGGGAGATACGGGAATGGCAAAGCATCTTGGACTGCGATTAGGTTGTAGGCGACCGTTAGCACAACACGGTAACTGATCGCGAACTGCCAAAATTGAGAGAACCTTAGAGAGGTTTACGTCTACAACTCAACCCACTTGATATATTACCTCCACGCGTTAGAGCCATATCGTGAGCCACGATCTGTCCAAACTGCATGTTAAGCAGCGAGAACTCCGGACTGTTTTGTATGCCCTCATCGAAAACTTCAACTGAAAGCAGTCGGGCATTAGGCAACTCACTACCATCCTTGGCTAGAGCAGGTTGCGATCGTCCATCGCTATACTTGGCAGGAATCAAACGTGCAAACAGCGTATTAGCAGCACCCCAGGATGGGTTTTGAACGTTATTGCAGGTTCCATCGAATGTTCGGTACGGGTTGCTAGGACACTGTGCCGCAACTTGTTGAAGAGTTCCTATCACTACTAGAAGAAACCACCCGAAAGATTTCACACGAAGCTCCATCGCTGTCACAACTTTACTGTCCTGCTAGGGATTTGTTATGCCTATTTATACCATCGAAAAAACACTTGCCAGTTTGTTTTATGAGATGAACTGTgtgtaagaaaaaaagaataactAACGAATTCTCAATACAAAATATTTACTCGAAAGCTTGTAGAAATTTTGAGGACAAATATTTGCTTTAAGTACAACGTACTTTTCTAGCAGAAACGAAAGCATCTTGCAAGCCTCTTTGCATACACGACTCACAGGATGGTTTGAAAATCCCTAAAACTCGGGTGTAGAGTATGCCAATCGAATCATAGATTGTTTTTAGGATAGACATTTTCTACTGTACCAATGAACCTCGTTCTTTTTGTACGGCTGTGCATACAATAGAGGGAGCCACGTGAACCTGTACTATGTCAGTGTGGTTAAAACAGCCGTCTGTACACTTGGTTTATTTCCGTGTGAGAGATATTTTTGTTGCTCAAGGTTTCTTTGTCCAAAGTAAACAACATTACGTATTCCGAATGTAAAGTACAATATACGATAGAATTTAGTTTAGCAAAGGAATATATCAGATTTAAAGGGTGGATAGAAGAATACCTCCTTGAAAGTTCTTATAAGCTTAATAAGCTTAATCTTAATAAGCTTTTCTTAATAAGCTTTTTTATCTCATTAGAATCATGGCGAGGGATTAGACTCTAACAAAAAGAGTTCGACGGCATACTTATTTGTACTAGGCATTTGTATTGGTAAGATGTTCACAAATGTTTGCAACACAATGCAAAACACATTCTCAGTAAACAAGTACTATGGATATAAAACAAGAGAGAGGGATATAAAACAACCAATTGACAGTTGGATGAGAAGATGGTTATATTTTTGTAGCTGGTTCGTTAGAATTTCCTACAGCAGATTCTAGCCAGCTTTCAAATTGTATTTTTGCATCCGCAAATATATGTTCTACCGCTACAAAGCTACACCGTCGCCAATAAGAGGTTGTCTCTTCTTTCTCCAATTATTAACAACACTAGAACTCGCGAAGATTCGGAGTCGATAAGGAACTGCACGTCACTAGCGGGTTAGTGGTGGAAGGTAGCAAAAATGCACTCGACTGTATGCGTGTAACATCGGCGGTCGTATCGCACAGTATGCGCGCCATATTCGCCTTCCGAATCTCACTTAACTGTCGTGCGTTGAAATGGTTGCCGTTTTGGTAGAAAAAGCGATCGCCCTTCCTGGTGCGCCGGAACTGATCGGCCAGTATGCAGCGCATCACCATGCCCGACTCCGTACCGTCAATCTTCTTCTCGAACGCCAACCCGACGGACAGATCGAGATCGTTGACCGATTTGTAATAGATGCTGAGCAGGTTGACGGCCTAAATGAAGAGAAAGGGGAAGGGGGGATCAAGAAATATTAGACATTTACTTAGCAACATCGTCACAAGGAACACTCACTTCTGGCACTAGCAACTGGTTATAATCTTCCCAGGTTGTAGCACGTTGATTAAAGCACAGAAACACAAAGTCGTTGTATCCACCGAGTCCATGATCCCGTCCCCGCTGGACGTCGATCGATTTGAGGTCCGTGCCGAACATGTTGTTGAAGCGGAAGAGGAAATGTTTGGTCGCCGGATCTAGGCTGATATCATTGAGACCCATTGGTTGGGTGGTGAGACCACGAAGCAGCTCAGGATATCGGCTAGAAGCTTGCTCCAAAATCGTAGGATTGTTGGTGTGATCGTTGATATTGACCTTGGACATCGAGATCCGACTTTCCTCGTAGAGTCTAGCATGAAGAGGAGAATTAAGTTGACAACTCATTGGTGTTGGTGCTTGACTCTACTTACTTCAAAAATCCCTGTATGGAGGAGTGGAAGAATCGGAAGGCAGCGGTCGTGTGAGAGTTTATTACCGCCGGATGAATGGTTTGGCTGTAATCATTCGTTACAACCCCGGGCTGATAGAGGAGTTGCCGCTCGATCATAAAATTGCGACCCAGAAAAGCCGGTAGCCACTCCTCAAAAACAATGTGCTGATACTGGGCGATATTGATGCGTCGCGCTTCTTCGAACAGTTCATCCGGCAGCCAGGTTGGATTCAGCGTCTTCAGCTGTCTGGCGATACGATTGTGTTCCCGTACGAAGGTGATTTGCAGTATTGCCAATTGAGGACTCTGATTAGCTCGTCCATCGCCGGTAAGGTAGCAAGCTTCTGTGGGAGTCCTTAAAGTGCAGGTTGTGCTTGCGTTCGGGTGTCTCGGTGGCCAATCCTGTCCGTCACGCACCTCCACCTTCAACAGACCGGTGTTGGGCTCTCGGAGAGTTTGTACTTCTTGTGCGGAGTTGCCGTACACGATGGATAGGTCGAGAAAGTGTGTGACGGCGTTGATCTGCTCTGCGCGCGTACAAGTCGTAGGACTCTCGTCACATGTCGTAAACGTACGGATCAAGCCCAAACAATCGATTCCACGTGCAGAGAACACGGGATCATCGGGTGATATCGGAATGGCAAAGCATCTTGGGCTACGATTAGGCTGTAAGCGACCATTGGCACAGCACGGTAACTGATCACGAACTgtaaacacatttaaaaaagatTGATAAGCTCTGGTTCAGGGTACAAAGCTACATGCATCTGTAATACCTCCACGCGTTAGGGCCATATCGTGAGCCACAATCTGTCCAAACTGCATGTTTGCTAGCGAGAATCTTGGACTGTTTTGCACGCCCTCCTGGAACACTTCAACGGAAAGCACCCTCGGGCTCGGAAGCTCACTCCCATCCGTTGCTAGGGGTGGAGTGGACTTGCCATCGGCATACTTTGGATTTACAATACGCACGAACGGTGTGTTAGCAGCACCCCAGGAAGGATTAACAACGTTATTGCAGCTGCCATCATACGTTCGGTACAGACTGCTAGTACACTGAGCTAACGTCTGCGGAATGCTCAACGCCAGACTTAGTAAAAGGAACACTACTGTACAAGGCTTTATGTGAAGCTTCATTTTGTTCACCCTCGCGGTTTTCCATCAACTGATTTCTGTGAACGTGTGGGATTCCTTCATTTATATGGGATTGTTTTTTGGGCATTTGTTTACCGAGTGTCTGTTACGAATTTATCTGCAAACGATGAGCGTGCCATAGTACAGTACTTCACCAATATATGTATATGCGACTGGTACAGTGGTCGGTATAAATGTGGGTTATTTAATGAAAATCACACAGTTATGGCATTAAAGAGATGAATGACTTAAAGTCTCATAAATCCTACAGCTAAGTCCGAGATAAATCCATACAATATTCACGCACGATGAAGTACACATTTTTCCACCACTGTGCGCCATCAGTGTATGACGAACATGTTGTTGATCGTACGTGCGAGTTCTGCGAACATTTGGCGTAACGGAGCTTTACTCAGCTGCAGTTGTTTAAGTGCGCCATCGTGTTAAGCCAGGCCTTTCCTGGTGGTTCTATTAATTAAGATGTTCTGTTGTACTGGTGCCCACTGGACGGGTGCCTGCAGGTAAAAACAAGCCCGATTGCCAAATAGTATGTCGGGGTACATGATTTACGTCATGCCAAACATGTATTTTTCGGAATTGataaattcaaacaattttaagGGAAGCAAGTAGTAGTAAAGTAAGGGAAGCACGTACTTACGAGATTTGCACAAATTGAAGCACATACACTCATGTGGAGCCAGTTGTACAAACAGCGTCAAACAGTGCAACCTAGAACTGTTTGTCTAGATGTACACAACACGCATATGAAATCAAAGCTGCTCGGAAACGGTAGTATccgtttttctgtttttcgtGGAATCTTCGCAAGTCAAAATAATGGACAGAGTTCCGGGGATTAAACCATGTGTGTGGCCATAAATTTGCTGAGACTTGTTACATTTGTTACCTCTGCTTTTAATTTGGCCGCTTATGGACTTGGCAGATGAGTTTTACATGTGACAGGTGGGCTAGGCTGGTGTATTGAATGCATTATTTAGTACATGTTTAAACCCATGGTGGTCATACCTCTAGATGATTACACTACGTCATTATACCGGTTTGtagacaaaattaaaaaaatagccTTTCTAGAACGCGGTAAGCTGACTGCGCAAAGGGTGCGATTTACGAGAATAAAAGACGCCGGAAAAAATGATAGAGAGAGGAGAGGAATTGTTTATACGATCCAAGTATTTTATGCGTTAAtgcctttaaaatataaaagttttttttttaaagattgaCGCCCCGAATCCGATCGTGGCACTACTCAACAGTACATATGAAAACATCTCTCATTTACGAGTGTATGAAATTATATAGCATGCTTCATAATCTTAGGAAACTGGCTATACAGTTGTTTCCCACAAACTGTTACATAAAGTAATTTCCAAAGCTCTATTCCATTTCTCATGCAGGAcggtaacaataaaaaagagacaaaTGATTCCGTGCGTTCCAGTTAGTGTAAGTATATGGAGATGATGGACAAGTTTTGCTACTTCCTAATAGATGGCGCTATTTACAATGTTGGCAATCTGTACATTATTCTTATTGCATTGTTATTGGATTTGTATTGCTGTAGGTTTCTGTATTAAGTTTaatctttttatattaatcgTACTTTTACTGATCGACCTTATCACTTAGGCACTGGAAATCTTTTCTCTTATACATTGGGTCGAATTTAAGTGTCATATTTCTTGCCTACATATACATAAAATGCTGGAAAAATAAATCGGACACTTCGAATTTCGGTCGCTCTTCCTACTATAAAGAATTCTTTCATTTACTTCCTGTGATTTTCGCAGAAAAAATGAGTATGCtattttctcatttcctcaGTGTTCaagggaggaagaagaagcccACTGCAAAGTTTTTATGgcgttttataattttaaggAATTGatttatgcatcacaaaataCAAAGACCAAACGGATTCCGGTGTGAATTTTGAAAATGTGTTCGATTTTGAGTACCCAACACTGTACAATACTGCCATACATTTGCATTGGCAGAAAGGCTGGGAATAGGATTCcttattgtattatttatatttaaatattgctCATTCATATGAATTGTATTCATAAAAgtatacgtttttttttaaattttgttattgtattttttaaaaacatgaaTGCATATTTTTGTATTCATCAATATCAAcctattttttaaaattattttttatgtttattttgtttttataaagACTTTGAGCTCAATCGTGTTATTATTGTTAAAGTTTCATCAACCAATCTCTTCTTGAAATTCACTACAATTGCCAACCATAGAATTacaaaatgttttgaaaatataATGAGTGTAGTGAGTTTTGTATACGTGGGCCTACTATTGCTGTGAAACGTTGTGGATGGTTAAAGATTTTGAGAACATCATACCTGTATTTTGATTAATGATGgacgggtcgacccgaacctaACAGGTCGGTGCCGTCCAGATGCAATCCGGAGCGCTCCGGGTCGTAATTTTGATGCCAGTAGGTTCGGTAGGTTCAGCAAAGCATATACGACTCTGACCCGTGGGTGCAATGAGTTGGGTAGGCTCATGGTTCTAATGAACTCGTTTGATCGTACTGAACTCATTTGAACCCACCAAACCTACTTAACTCACTGGACTCGTATGAACCtaccgaactcgttgcacccacgggtcggaatcgattccggccaATCTGCAACCGACTCCGGGTCGATCCGTTTGTGGAGTCTCATGACCCATTACAAATGTTGATATCTCACTCACCACTCATCACTAGTCTAGTTATTGTAACTGGTTTCAATTTGAAGCATCTCAACTACTTCTGATGCTTCAATAGTGAGTGTAATCTTCCTTTGTAGAAGAACTTGTGAGGCCAATTTTGAGAAAGGGGATAACCTAGAGAGGGCGGAAGATTTTACTCCCTGTAGCTCTGATCTTGAACCTTATGAAGTATGAGATGCATGAGCTGAAGCCGAAATTAAAAGACTCGATCCTGGTGGTGCTGACAGAACCAATGCTATCACTAAAAGACACTTGGAAGACAGATGTTCTATGAATGTTTCAAACATCAGTGGACTTATCAACCCGTTCAAACGCTttagaaagaaaacacaacaaacacttCCAACTTTTTTTATGatgttgtattattttgaaCACCGCAAAGCGACCGCCCCACAGGTGAGACCGCCACGTTTGCGCTGCATTGGTTTACATACCGAAAACAAAATGAGGGGTGGGAAAGAACACACACAGGTTcataacaacaaaatcaaataaatagaTTGCGGGAATAGTGGGTCGATGGGGGATCATTGCATCAGCTTcgcaaaacaataaaagacCAAGTGTCTCACGCCAGACGTCATGCCCATCTTACCAGGCGTAGTGAGCGTGCGCATCCTCGTAGGTGGTGTGCGCAACCTGGACGGCCGGCGA
This genomic interval from Anopheles merus strain MAF chromosome 3L, AmerM5.1, whole genome shotgun sequence contains the following:
- the LOC121600151 gene encoding peroxidase-like; this encodes MKLHIKPCTVVFLLLSLALSIPQTLAQCTSSLYRTYDGSCNNVVNPSWGAANTPFVRIVNPKYADGKSTPPLATDGSELPSPRVLSVEVFQEGVQNSPRFSLANMQFGQIVAHDMALTRGVRDQLPCCANGRLQPNRSPRCFAIPISPDDPVFSARGIDCLGLIRTFTTCDESPTTCTRAEQINAVTHFLDLSIVYGNSAQEVQTLREPNTGLLKVEVRDGQDWPPRHPNASTTCTLRTPTEACYLTGDGRANQSPQLAILQITFVREHNRIARQLKTLNPTWLPDELFEEARRINIAQYQHIVFEEWLPAFLGRNFMIERQLLYQPGVVTNDYSQTIHPAVINSHTTAAFRFFHSSIQGFLKLYEESRISMSKVNINDHTNNPTILEQASSRYPELLRGLTTQPMGLNDISLDPATKHFLFRFNNMFGTDLKSIDVQRGRDHGLGGYNDFVFLCFNQRATTWEDYNQLLVPEAVNLLSIYYKSVNDLDLSVGLAFEKKIDGTESGMVMRCILADQFRRTRKGDRFFYQNGNHFNARQLSEIRKANMARILCDTTADVTRIQSSAFLLPSTTNPLVTCSSLSTPNLREF
- the LOC121600110 gene encoding peroxidase-like, which encodes MELRVKSFGWFLLVVIGSLQQVAAQCPSNPYRTFDGTCNNIQIPSWGAANTLFTRLLPPKYSDRRSRPALAKDGSELPNARLLSVEVFDEGEQNSPEFSLLNMQFGQIVAHDMALTRGVRDQLPCCANGRLQPNRDPRCFAIPVSPDDPVFSARGIECLSMIRTLTNCDENPSNCTRAEQINAVTSYLDLSIVYGNSVEEAQALREPNTGFLKVEIRDGQDWPPRHPSAGATCTLKTPNDACYLTGDGRGNQSPHLAILQTVFVREHNRIAREMQRLNGNLNNEEVFQRARHLNIAQYQHIVYYEWLPNFLGRSFMLENQLVYQPRSLTNDYHAFTNPSVINSHTTAAFRFFHSSIQGTLKLYEESRISMSKIDINDHTNNPTILEQAVDRYADLLRGLTTQPMGLHDTSLDPATKHFLFRFNNMFGTDLKSLDIQRARDHGLPGYNDFVAYCFQKRAATWDDYNKLLLPEAIELLSTYYKSVEDLDLSVGLAFEKKIDGTQTGQVMQCIMGEQFRRTRKGDRFFYENGNYFTSTQVAEIRKANMARILCDTARVNRVVAVTQIQPAAFLLPSSTNQLRSCFSNPTPSIREFIQTKYD
- the LOC121599946 gene encoding peroxidase-like codes for the protein MELRVKSFGWFLLVVIGTLQQVAAQCPSNPYRTFDGTCNNVQNPSWGAANTLFARLIPAKYSDGRSQPALAKDGSELPNARLLSVEVFDEGIQNSPEFSLLNMQFGQIVAHDMALTRGVRDQLPCCANGRLQPNRSPRCFAIPVSPDDPVFSARGIDCLGMIRTLTTCDENPATCIRAEQINAVTSFLDLSIVYGNSAQEAQTLREPNTGFLKVEARDGQDWPPRHPNASTTCTLRTPNDACYLTGDGRANQSPHLAILQTVFVREHNRIAREMQRLNGNLSNEEVFQRARHLNIAQYQHIVYYEWLPNFLGRSFMLEQQLIYPASAATNDYSATINPSVINSHTTAAFRFFHSSIQGALKLYEESRISMSKIDINDHTNNPTILEQAVDRYADLLRGLTTQPMGLHDTSLDPATKHFLFRFNNMFGTDLKSLDIQRARDHGLPGYNDFVFYCFHKRAASWDDYNKLLLPEAIELLSTYYKSVDDLDLSVGLAFEKKIDGTQTGKVMQCIMSEQFMRTRKGDRFFYENGNHFTPRQLTEIRKANMARILCASSRSNGFQAVAQIQPLAFQLPSSKNPLESCLTHPTPRIKMFI